A stretch of Henckelia pumila isolate YLH828 chromosome 4, ASM3356847v2, whole genome shotgun sequence DNA encodes these proteins:
- the LOC140866261 gene encoding uncharacterized protein isoform X2, producing MDFFSTVNEVHPSLNDSGGMQSKSISNDTLSRLAKTVLTLKEDKKQRLKKAEEQKCNISAHLELLKKEKQDISGTADILNELRTTVLNYDKAPHHRLVKNLQDPSRTNITAKLNLMKLEVNGANSSTPM from the exons ATGGACTTCTTTAGTACTGTCAATGAAGTCCACCCAAGCCTCAATGACTCCGGGGGCATGCAGTCAAAAAGCATAAGCAATGATACATTGTCTAGATTGGCTAAGACTGTCTTAACACTGAAGGAAGATAAGAAGCAGAGGTTAAAGAAG GCTGAGGAGCAGAAGTGCAATATCAGTGCCCATCTTGAACTTCTAAAGAAAGAAAAGCAAGATATCTCTGGTACTGCAGATATTCTAAATGAG TTGAGGACGACCGTATTAAACTACGACAAGGCCCCACATCATAGGCTTGTGAAGAA TTTGCAGGATCCATCAAGAACTAATATTACAGCCAAGCTCAATTTGATGAAGTTAGAAGTGAATGGAGCGAATTCGTCTACTCCTATGTAG
- the LOC140866261 gene encoding uncharacterized protein isoform X1, with protein MDFFSTVNEVHPSLNDSGGMQSKSISNDTLSRLAKTVLTLKEDKKQRLKKVLYSRPLKAEEQKCNISAHLELLKKEKQDISGTADILNELRTTVLNYDKAPHHRLVKNLQDPSRTNITAKLNLMKLEVNGANSSTPM; from the exons ATGGACTTCTTTAGTACTGTCAATGAAGTCCACCCAAGCCTCAATGACTCCGGGGGCATGCAGTCAAAAAGCATAAGCAATGATACATTGTCTAGATTGGCTAAGACTGTCTTAACACTGAAGGAAGATAAGAAGCAGAGGTTAAAGAAG GTACTTTATTCGAGACCATTGAAG GCTGAGGAGCAGAAGTGCAATATCAGTGCCCATCTTGAACTTCTAAAGAAAGAAAAGCAAGATATCTCTGGTACTGCAGATATTCTAAATGAG TTGAGGACGACCGTATTAAACTACGACAAGGCCCCACATCATAGGCTTGTGAAGAA TTTGCAGGATCCATCAAGAACTAATATTACAGCCAAGCTCAATTTGATGAAGTTAGAAGTGAATGGAGCGAATTCGTCTACTCCTATGTAG
- the LOC140865840 gene encoding heat shock cognate 70 kDa protein-like isoform X2, with translation MARRSQGPAIGIDLGTTYSCVAVWRHDRAEIIPNDQGNRTTPSYVAFSETERLIGGSAKNLVAMNPTNTIFDAKRLIGRRFSDPLVQSDKELWPFKVIAGPDDKPMIVVNYKGEEKKFVAEEISSMVLTKMKETAEAFLGLTVKNVVITVPAYFNDSQRQATKDAGTISGLNVLRIIVEPTAAAIAYGLDKKFSSSNEKKNVLIFDLGGGTFDVSLLTMENSVFKVKAIAGDTHLGGEDFDNRIVNHCAQEFKRRHKRDIRMDPRALRRLRTSCERAKKNLSSASETTIGIDCLYDGIDFDYKITRAKFEELNMDLFYKCIKHVKDCLEDAQMEKESMDDVVLVGGSTRIPKVQQMLQDFFNGKELCKSIHPDEAIASGAAIQAAILTGQGNAEVQDILLCEVTPLSLGVHMEGDVMSVIIPRNTAIPTKKESRFVTCSDNQTSVAIQVFEGERARTTDNNLLGKFELSGIPPAPRGVAKITICFDIDANGILNVSAEDLTGGNKNNMTIINDKGRLSTEEIERMLREAEFFKAEDEQHRRKAETRRRLKLPLSWLRTGWKATNSQEKTS, from the exons ATGGCCCGAAGAAGCCAAGGACCCGCCATTGGAATCGATTTGGGCACAACTTATTCATGTGTAGCCGTGTGGCGCCATGATCGTGCAGAGATCATACCTAACGATCAGGGCAACCGCACAACGCCTTCCTACGTAGCATTCAGTGAAACCGAACGCCTCATTGGCGGTTCCGCCAAGAATCTTGTTGCCATGAACCCAACCAACACCATTTTTG ATGCTAAGAGATTGATTGGTCGGAGATTTAGCGACCCTTTGGTACAGAGTGATAAGGAACTCTGGCCTTTCAAAGTCATTGCTGGCCCTGATGATAAACCCATGATTGTGGTTAACTACAAAGGCGAGGAGAAAAAGTTTGTAGCCGAAGAGATTTCTTCGATGGTCCTCACCAAGATGAAAGAAACCGCAGAAGCTTTTCTTGGATTAACAGTGAAAAACGTGGTTATTACGGTGCCTGCCTACTTTAATGACTCCCAGAGGCAGGCGACTAAGGATGCTGGAACCATTTCCGGGCTTAACGTCTTGCGTATCATTGTCGAACCAACTGCTGCAGCCATTGCATATGGTCTCGACAAAAAGTTTAGCTCCTCTAACGAAAAGAAAAATGTGCTTATTTTCGATCTCGGGGGTGGCACCTTTGATGTGTCCCTTCTCACTATGGAGAATAGTGTGTTTAAGGTTAAGGCTATTGCTGGTGACACCCACCTCGGAGGAGAGGATTTCGACAATAGGATAGTTAATCATTGTGCTCAAGAGTTCAAGAGAAGACATAAAAGGGATATCAGAATGGACCCCCGAGCATTGAGGAGACTTAGGACATCTTGTGAGAGGGCAAAGAAGAATCTGTCTTCCGCAAGTGAAACGACGATAGGAATCGATTGCTTGTACGATGGAATCGACTTTGACTACAAAATAACTCGTGCGAAATTCGAGGAACTCAACAtggatttattttataaatgcaTCAAACATGTTAAAGATTGTTTGGAAGATGCCCAGATGGAGAAGGAAAGTATGGACGACGTGGTGCTGGTTGGCGGATCTACTAGAATACCAAAGGTTCAACAAATGCTGCAAGATTTCTTTAATGGCAAGGAGTTGTGCAAAAGCATTCATCCTGATGAGGCCATCGCTTCCGGGGCAGCAATCCAAGCCGCAATTTTAACCGGCCAAGGCAATGCAGAGGTTCAAGACATATTGTTATGCGAAGTGACGCCTCTGTCCCTTGGCGTGCACATGGAAGGAGATGTTATGAGTGTGATAATACCAAGAAATACGGCTATTCCTACCAAGAAGGAGAGCAGATTCGTGACATGTTCGGACAACCAAACCTCTGTTGCGATCCAAGTGTTCGAGGGAGAAAGGGCGAGAACAACGGATAACAATCTGTTGGGCAAATTCGAGCTAAGTGGCATTCCACCTGCCCCGAGGGGTGTAGCTAAAATAACGATTTGCTTTGATATCGATGCAAATGGGATATTGAATGTTTCTGCTGAAGATCTAACAGGAGGGAATAAAAACAACATGACAATCATCAACGACAAAGGTAGGCTATCTACGGAAGAGATCGAGAGAATGTTGCGTGAGGCGGAGTTTTTCAAGGCGGAAGATGAGCAACATAGAAGGAAAGCAGAG acaagaagaaggttgAAGTTGCCATTGAGCTGGCTACGGACTGGCTGGAAAGCAACCAACTCGCAGGAGAAGACGAGTTAA
- the LOC140865840 gene encoding heat shock cognate 70 kDa protein-like isoform X1 codes for MARRSQGPAIGIDLGTTYSCVAVWRHDRAEIIPNDQGNRTTPSYVAFSETERLIGGSAKNLVAMNPTNTIFDAKRLIGRRFSDPLVQSDKELWPFKVIAGPDDKPMIVVNYKGEEKKFVAEEISSMVLTKMKETAEAFLGLTVKNVVITVPAYFNDSQRQATKDAGTISGLNVLRIIVEPTAAAIAYGLDKKFSSSNEKKNVLIFDLGGGTFDVSLLTMENSVFKVKAIAGDTHLGGEDFDNRIVNHCAQEFKRRHKRDIRMDPRALRRLRTSCERAKKNLSSASETTIGIDCLYDGIDFDYKITRAKFEELNMDLFYKCIKHVKDCLEDAQMEKESMDDVVLVGGSTRIPKVQQMLQDFFNGKELCKSIHPDEAIASGAAIQAAILTGQGNAEVQDILLCEVTPLSLGVHMEGDVMSVIIPRNTAIPTKKESRFVTCSDNQTSVAIQVFEGERARTTDNNLLGKFELSGIPPAPRGVAKITICFDIDANGILNVSAEDLTGGNKNNMTIINDKGRLSTEEIERMLREAEFFKAEDEQHRRKAEVKNALETYVYDMKSKMENDMNFCLKLTYSDKKKVEVAIELATDWLESNQLAGEDELKDKKKQVESICDPIIAKMYESQGSTAPKIDEVE; via the exons ATGGCCCGAAGAAGCCAAGGACCCGCCATTGGAATCGATTTGGGCACAACTTATTCATGTGTAGCCGTGTGGCGCCATGATCGTGCAGAGATCATACCTAACGATCAGGGCAACCGCACAACGCCTTCCTACGTAGCATTCAGTGAAACCGAACGCCTCATTGGCGGTTCCGCCAAGAATCTTGTTGCCATGAACCCAACCAACACCATTTTTG ATGCTAAGAGATTGATTGGTCGGAGATTTAGCGACCCTTTGGTACAGAGTGATAAGGAACTCTGGCCTTTCAAAGTCATTGCTGGCCCTGATGATAAACCCATGATTGTGGTTAACTACAAAGGCGAGGAGAAAAAGTTTGTAGCCGAAGAGATTTCTTCGATGGTCCTCACCAAGATGAAAGAAACCGCAGAAGCTTTTCTTGGATTAACAGTGAAAAACGTGGTTATTACGGTGCCTGCCTACTTTAATGACTCCCAGAGGCAGGCGACTAAGGATGCTGGAACCATTTCCGGGCTTAACGTCTTGCGTATCATTGTCGAACCAACTGCTGCAGCCATTGCATATGGTCTCGACAAAAAGTTTAGCTCCTCTAACGAAAAGAAAAATGTGCTTATTTTCGATCTCGGGGGTGGCACCTTTGATGTGTCCCTTCTCACTATGGAGAATAGTGTGTTTAAGGTTAAGGCTATTGCTGGTGACACCCACCTCGGAGGAGAGGATTTCGACAATAGGATAGTTAATCATTGTGCTCAAGAGTTCAAGAGAAGACATAAAAGGGATATCAGAATGGACCCCCGAGCATTGAGGAGACTTAGGACATCTTGTGAGAGGGCAAAGAAGAATCTGTCTTCCGCAAGTGAAACGACGATAGGAATCGATTGCTTGTACGATGGAATCGACTTTGACTACAAAATAACTCGTGCGAAATTCGAGGAACTCAACAtggatttattttataaatgcaTCAAACATGTTAAAGATTGTTTGGAAGATGCCCAGATGGAGAAGGAAAGTATGGACGACGTGGTGCTGGTTGGCGGATCTACTAGAATACCAAAGGTTCAACAAATGCTGCAAGATTTCTTTAATGGCAAGGAGTTGTGCAAAAGCATTCATCCTGATGAGGCCATCGCTTCCGGGGCAGCAATCCAAGCCGCAATTTTAACCGGCCAAGGCAATGCAGAGGTTCAAGACATATTGTTATGCGAAGTGACGCCTCTGTCCCTTGGCGTGCACATGGAAGGAGATGTTATGAGTGTGATAATACCAAGAAATACGGCTATTCCTACCAAGAAGGAGAGCAGATTCGTGACATGTTCGGACAACCAAACCTCTGTTGCGATCCAAGTGTTCGAGGGAGAAAGGGCGAGAACAACGGATAACAATCTGTTGGGCAAATTCGAGCTAAGTGGCATTCCACCTGCCCCGAGGGGTGTAGCTAAAATAACGATTTGCTTTGATATCGATGCAAATGGGATATTGAATGTTTCTGCTGAAGATCTAACAGGAGGGAATAAAAACAACATGACAATCATCAACGACAAAGGTAGGCTATCTACGGAAGAGATCGAGAGAATGTTGCGTGAGGCGGAGTTTTTCAAGGCGGAAGATGAGCAACATAGAAGGAAAGCAGAGGTAAAGAATGCTCTGGAAACTTATGTTTATGATATGAAGAGTAAAATGGAAAACGACATGAACTTTTGTTTGAAACTGACatattcagacaagaagaaggttgAAGTTGCCATTGAGCTGGCTACGGACTGGCTGGAAAGCAACCAACTCGCAGGAGAAGACGAGTTAAAggataaaaagaaacaagtagAGAGCATCTGCGACCCCATCATTGCCAAGATGTATGAATCCCAAGGCAGCACTGCTCCTAAGATTGATGAAGTTGAATAA